The following proteins come from a genomic window of Gimesia chilikensis:
- a CDS encoding glycosyltransferase family 4 protein yields the protein MKKIRLGICMPNCAMGGVNRGHLSMMNSQVDHDIEWSGIAIGHAALFDIDTARLILKHCPIYCTKDNPKFKGLVTIVPNACQTIINRSDIVKFWGYIKTNPEIESADWNSKPMLIVAHGECEWTRNSLAISLAHGTRHHMVSVSEGGLKCFPEAVQDRVKVIHNGVDFSRCAPSRSRDEVRQDWGIPEGVKTVGHVGRFGKDKNPLSAAKAVAELGEGFHAVYAGTGYQRDLFVEEVKNICGDQITILPRIEDVGTIFTALDCMVLASPSEACPNAVLESWLSSCPVVATPVGIIPHLESKHGELTFGVAFDPSPGELARAVRLAVQADNRVERAHWLAWNQFSSNRMVKNYESFFKDIL from the coding sequence ATGAAAAAAATTCGGTTAGGTATTTGTATGCCAAACTGTGCCATGGGAGGAGTCAATCGCGGTCATCTTTCGATGATGAACTCCCAAGTCGACCATGATATCGAATGGTCTGGAATTGCTATCGGACACGCAGCCTTATTTGATATTGATACCGCGCGCCTCATCCTTAAGCACTGTCCAATTTATTGCACTAAGGATAATCCGAAATTCAAGGGGCTGGTTACAATAGTTCCAAATGCATGTCAAACAATTATTAATCGGTCAGACATCGTAAAATTTTGGGGATACATTAAGACAAATCCAGAGATAGAATCAGCGGATTGGAATTCAAAGCCCATGCTGATTGTAGCTCATGGTGAGTGTGAATGGACCAGAAATAGTTTGGCCATAAGCCTTGCGCATGGGACAAGACACCATATGGTTAGTGTCTCAGAGGGAGGCCTAAAATGTTTTCCTGAAGCCGTCCAGGACCGTGTTAAGGTGATACACAATGGTGTGGACTTTTCACGTTGTGCTCCAAGTAGAAGCCGTGATGAAGTCCGACAAGATTGGGGTATTCCGGAAGGAGTAAAGACCGTTGGACACGTAGGTAGATTTGGAAAAGACAAGAATCCACTATCTGCAGCTAAAGCAGTCGCCGAATTGGGTGAAGGGTTTCATGCTGTTTATGCGGGTACTGGTTATCAACGCGATCTATTTGTCGAGGAAGTAAAGAATATCTGTGGGGATCAAATAACAATACTGCCAAGAATAGAAGATGTTGGCACCATTTTTACAGCTTTGGATTGTATGGTATTAGCGAGTCCCTCAGAGGCTTGCCCGAATGCAGTGTTAGAATCATGGCTTTCTAGTTGCCCAGTCGTGGCAACTCCGGTCGGAATAATCCCCCATTTAGAAAGTAAACATGGCGAGTTAACTTTCGGTGTAGCTTTTGATCCATCACCCGGGGAGCTAGCAAGAGCAGTGCGCCTTGCGGTACAAGCCGATAATCGGGTCGAGCGGGCTCACTGGTTGGCATGGAATCAATTTTCATCCAATCGTATGGTCAAGAATTATGAATCATTTTTCAAAGACATATTATAA
- a CDS encoding class I SAM-dependent methyltransferase, producing MTDEEIQMEISKTVKAVSNIPGWLWPREVGALFRQIRLSKLHAEIGTFCGKSLYVAAAAMNGGKIIAIDPLSTNQFSVQSELVPDAEWNREVLNSTIHAIHRNFDTKVEWWEMTSISAIRKAQQNEFTFDSCFIDGSHNRAECEADIVGWLSLVNPGGRILGHDYFPNNMGVITAVNTVFKENFSLLPETRIWVHYK from the coding sequence ATGACAGATGAAGAGATACAAATGGAAATCAGTAAGACGGTTAAAGCAGTATCAAACATACCGGGTTGGTTATGGCCGCGCGAGGTTGGTGCTCTCTTCCGTCAAATAAGACTTAGCAAACTCCATGCTGAAATCGGCACGTTTTGTGGAAAATCATTGTATGTAGCTGCCGCTGCTATGAATGGTGGCAAAATCATTGCTATTGACCCTTTGTCGACAAATCAATTTTCAGTGCAATCCGAACTGGTACCGGATGCAGAGTGGAATAGAGAAGTGCTCAACTCCACAATACACGCCATTCATCGAAATTTTGATACAAAGGTGGAGTGGTGGGAAATGACGTCAATTAGCGCAATTCGTAAAGCTCAACAAAATGAATTCACGTTTGACTCTTGCTTTATCGATGGTAGCCACAATCGTGCAGAGTGTGAGGCAGATATAGTAGGATGGCTTTCGCTGGTTAATCCTGGAGGGCGTATCTTAGGGCATGATTATTTTCCCAATAATATGGGGGTGATTACAGCCGTAAATACTGTGTTTAAAGAAAACTTTAGTTTACTTCCCGAGACCAGAATCTGGGTACATTATAAATGA